Part of the Candidatus Eremiobacterota bacterium genome is shown below.
GAGTTCACCGCGTCGCTGAAAAACAAGAGCGAGCTCGAGCGCACGCAGCTCATGGAGAAGACCGGCGTGCCGATCGGCGCGTACGCGGTCAACCCGCTCTCGCGCGAGAAGATCCCGATCTGGGTGACCAACTACGTGCTCGCCGAGTACGGGACCGGCGCGGTGATGGGCGTGCCCGCGCACGACGAGCGCGATTTCGACTTCGCCAAGCAGCACGGGCTGCCGATCGCGCAGGTGATCACCACGCCCGACGGCTCGCTGCGCGCGCCGCTGCACGAGGCGTACGTCGAGGACGGCAAGCTGATCGCGTCCGGCGAGTACATCGGGATGAAGTCGGCGCTCGCGCGGCGCGCAATCGCCGCGCGGCTCGAAGCGATGGGGCGCGGCAAGACCACCGTCAACTACCGCATTCGCGACTGGCTGGTCTCGCGGCAGCGCTACTGGGGCACGCCGATCCCGATCGTCTACTGTTTTTACTGCGGCTCGGTTCCGGTACCGGACGATCAGCTGCCCGTGCTGTTGCCGAAGGGCGTGAAATTCACCGGCCAGGGTTCGCCGCTCGCGAACGATCCGGCGTTCATCGAGACGAGCTGTCCGCGGTGCGGCCGTCCGGCGCAGCGCGATCCCGACACGATGGACACGTTCGTCGACTCCTCGTGGTACTTCGTGCGCTATCTCGATCCGCGCAACGCGGAGCGGCCGTTCGAGCGCGACGCCGCCTCGAAGTGGATGCCGGTCGACCAGTACATCGGCGGCGCGGAGCACGCGGTGCTGCACCTGCTGTACGCGCGCTTCTTCTACATGTTCATCGTCGACTCGGGCCTGGCCTCGGGTGACGACGAGCCGTTCACGCGCCTTTTCAACCAGGGGATGCTGCTCTACTACGGCGAGAAGATGTCGAAGTCGCGCGGCAACGTGGTCGGAATCGACGACGCGGTCGAGCGCTACGGCGTCGACGCGATGCGGCTGTTTCTGCTCAAGGCCGCGCCGCCGGAAGACACGATGGACTGGACCGAAGAGGGAATCATCGGGCGGGTTCGCTTCGTGCAGCGGGTGTGGCGCGCGGTCGAGCCGGTCGCGGCGAAGGCGCGCAGCGCGCCGCTCGACCGGCTGCCGGAGACGCGCGCAGGCCGGGGGCGCGAGCTGGTCCGCGCGCTGCACGTCGCGCTCGAGTCCGGCAAGAGCGAGACGGAGACGCGCCGTTTCCACTACAACGTCACCACCGCCAAGCTCGACGAGCTGGTCAACGTGCTGACCGCCGCGCTGCGCGAGCCGGGCGCGGAAGACGATCCAGTGGTGCGGTACGTCGTGCACGCGCTGCCCATCGTATTGGCGCCGTTCGCGCCGCACATCGCGGACGAGCTGTGGTCGCGGATGGGCTACGAGCGCAGCGTCCACCTGGAGCGCTGGATCGAGCCCGACCCGGCCGCGCTCGCGGTCGAGCAGATCACGCTGGTGGTGCAGGTGAACGGCAAGGTGCGCGCGCGCATTCAGACGGCGCCGGGGATCGGCGAAGACGAGGCGTTCGAGCGCGCAATGCGCGAGCCGACGGTCACGGCGCAGATCGGCGACAAGCAAATCCGCAAGAAGATCTTCGTACCCGACAAGCTCCTCAACATCGTGGCGGCATGACGAGATGACCTATACCATTCGGCCCGACGACGCGCTGATCGTCGTCGACGTGCAACACGACTTTCTCCCCGGCGGCGCGCTCGGCGTGGCGGAGGGCGAGCGCATCTTCGAGCCGATCGACGAGCTCGCGCCGCGCTTCGCGCGCGTCTACGCGACCCGCGACTGGCACCCGCCGGACCACTCCTCGTACGCGGAGCAGGGCGGTCCGTGGCCGGTTCACTGCGTCGCCGGAACGCACGGCGCGGCGTTCGATCCGCGGCTCGATCTGCAGAACGTCGACGTCGTCGTCGACAAGGGGATCGACCGTGAGACCGACGGCTACAGCGGGTTCGCCGCGACGTCGCTCGAGAGCGACCTGCGCGAGCACGGCGTCAAGCGGGTGTTCGTGTGCGGGCTCGCGACGGACTACTGCGTGAAGGCGACCGCGCTCGACGCGCGCGCGGCGGGCTTCGAGGTCGTCGTGATCGAGGACGCCTCGGCGGCGGTCAACGTCGACCCGGCCGACGAAGAGCGCGCGCTGCGGGAGATCAGGTCCGCCGGCGCCGCCGTGGCGCGCAGCGGCGAGATCGCCGGGGACGCCCGTCTCGTACGGCGCTAGCGTCGTTGCGGTCGAGCCGCACGGGCTCGACGCGATCGGCGCGGACGAACGGCACGGCACGCCGCGCGATCTGTTCTTCCTGTGGTTCGGCGCGAACGCGGAGACCGCGACGTTCGCGGTCGGAATTCTGTCGGTGGCGCTGTACGGCACCTCGCTGCGCGGCGCGGCGCTCGGTCTGCTGGTGGGGAACGCGCTGGCGTATGTCGTCGTCGGATTGCTGTCGCGAATGGGGCCGCGCTACGGGCTGCCGCAGATGGTCGCTTCGCGCCGCGCGTTCGGGCGTGACGGCAACGTGCTGCCGGCGGTGCTGGCGTTTCTGGCCGGCGTCGGCTGGTTTGCGGTAGACAGCGTCTTCGGCGCGCAGGCGCTCGGCGCGCTCGCGCACCTGAGCTATCCCGCCGCGCTGGCGGTGTTGCTGATCGCGCAAGTCGCGCTGGCCGTGTACGGGCACAACGCGATCCACGCGTTCGAGCGCGTCGCCAGCGCCGCGCTGCTGATCGGGTTCGCGACGATCGCCGCCGCGACGCTCGCGCGGGTGCGGTTCGACGCTCCGTTCGACGCGCACGCACCGTTCGCGGCCGGCGGCGAGACGGCCGGGATCGTGTTTTCCGCGGCGCTCGCGTTCGCGTACGCGATCGGCTGGGGGCCCGCGGCGTCGGACTACTCGCGCTATCTTCCCGCCGCCAGCGATCCGCGCGCGGTGACGCGCTGGGCGTTTCTCGGCGGCTTCGTGCCCTCGGCGATCTTGGAGCTGCTCGGCGCCGCGGCGGTGACGGCGACGCGCGCGCCGGGGATCGCGAGCGCGACGCCGGCCCAGACGATCGGGTTGCTCGCGCACGGCAACGGCCTTGTCGCCTCGATCGGGCTCGCCACGGTGCTGATCGGAACGATGAGCGCGAACTGCTTGAACCTCTATTCGGGCGCGCTCGCCGCGCTCGTCGCCTGGGACGCGCGGCGGCGGATCGTTCCCGCGCTCGGCGTCGCGGCGGTGCTCGGGGCGCTGACGCTCGCGGTGCTGCTCGCGGCGCGCGCGAACGATCCGGCGGCGCATTTTTCGGCCGCCGCCGTCGCGCTCGCGGTCGTGGCGGTCGGCGCGCTCGGCTTCGTGGTGGTGCGCTGGACGCTCGCGCGCTGGCAGTCGGCCGTCGCGGTCGGCGCGCTCGGCGGCGCGCTCGCGTTCGGCAGCGCCGACCCGACCGCGACCGCACACCTGTACGCGAACTTCCTCGGGCTGCTGACGATGTGGGCCGCGCCGTGGGCCGGCGTGCTGCTCGCGACGCGCGGCGCGACAGCGCTGCGCACGAATGCCGCGGCGCTCGTCGCCTGGCTCGCCGGAATCGCGGCGTCGATGCCGTTCTGGCAGCAGTCGTGGCTCACCGGACCGCTCGCGTCCGCATATCCGCAACTGGGTGACGTCTCGTACTTCCTTGCCTTCGCGGTCGCGTACGCGGTCGCGACGGCGCTGCGGCGTTCGCAGACGACGGCTCCCGCCTCGTAAGGGGAGGCGAGCGCCCGAACGTCGGAGACCTCGCCATGACGCACACCGCACTCCGCACCGCCGTGGTCGCCGCCCTCGCCTTCGGCGCGGGCCTCGCGGTCGCGCGCCTCCCGCAGCCCGCGCGCGCCGCCGCCGCGCCGCTCCAACCCGCGGTCATCGACATCGCCGCGATCACCGCGGCCGACTTGCCGACGCCGGCACCAGCCTCGCCGAACCTGCGCTCGAAGCTGCTGGTCGCCGCCGACGGCGCGACCGCGCAAGTTCAGATCGGCACCGTCATCAAGCACTATCACGCCGACGCGAACGAAGTCCAGTACGTCGTCTCGGGCTCCGGCACCGAATGGCTCGGCGACAAGCAAGTCGCCTTGAAACCCGGCATGATGATCGTCATCCCCGCCGGCACACCGCACGCCGGCACGACCGACGCGAACCTGAAGATCGTCTCCTGGAAAACCCCGCCCCAAGCCCCGACCGACGTCCATCCGGTTCCGTAAATGCGCTAGCGCAATGCACTAAAGCATTGCAAATTCGCATAAAGCCCGCTGATCTAGCGCAGCCCTTGTCGCACGTGCCCGTCGTCACAGATGGCGGGCACGATGCGAGAACACAATCGGCGCGCCGTCGTACGCCTACTGCTCTCGTTCGGGTTCCGCAGCCTCGGCGGCCCGCACGAGAAATTCGTTCATTCGAACGGGCGATTGACAGTCGTACCGCGACAGACTACGATCTCGGCCGGCGCGTGTCGAAAAATCGTGCGACAGGTCGGAATATCTCCTCAACGCTTCGACAGAATGGTACGTCGATGAAGACGGTAACGGTCCGAATCGTTCGCGATCCCGAGTCGCCTGCCTGGTGGCTGGCTCAGTTCAAACTGAACGGTCGCTCTTGGTGTACTCAGGGCGCGATCGTCGACGAAGCCCGATATATGGCCGCCGACTTGTTGAAACTCGCCGGCGCAAGCGACGACGTCGTCGTGAACTTCGCCTACGATGACCGAGAATCGCTTGCGTCGCTCCTCGCCCATCCGGTGACGCCGTCACTGCTCAGCGAAGAGGAGGCCGCAGCACAGCTTGCCGAGGAAGGCGACGACGACCTCGATCAGGAGCTGCTCGCCGCGCTCAGATCATGACGCGGCGGCGGTCTTTTCCTTGTCGCGGAAGTATTCGTAGGTTTTGCGCATTCCCTCGACGAGCGGCACCTGCGCCTCCCAGCCGAGCTCGCGCCGCGCTTTGGCCGGGTTGAAGTAGACCTCGCGCGCGTCGCCGGGACGGCGCTCGGCTCGCGTGACCGGCGCTTCGAAGCCGGTCACTTGGACCATCGCGCGGTAGATCTCGTTCACCGACGTCTTCTTGCCGGTGCCGACGACGTAGATCTCGCCGGAGCCTTTCGTGAGCGCCGCGAGGTTCGCGCGCACGACGTCGCCCACGTAGACGTAGTCGCGCGTCTGCTCGCCGTCCCAGTCGATGCGCACGCCTTGGCGCTGCAGGAACTTGCCCAGGAAGATCGCGATGACGCCGGCTTCGCCGTTCGGGTCCTGGCGCGGGCCGTAGACGTTGCCGTACCGCAGCGCGGTGTAGTCGAGGCCGTGCTCGCTCTTGAAAAAGCGCAGGTAGTGCTCGGTGACCATCTTGGTGATGCCGTACGGCGAGACGGGGTGCTGCGGCGAGCTCTCGTCGACCGGCATCGCCGCGACGTCGCCGTATGTCGCCGCGCTCGAGGCGAAGATGACCTTGCGCGAACCGGCCTTGACCGCGGCCTCCAGCACGTTCAGCATTCCGATCACGTTGACGTTCGCGTCGTACTTCGGGTCGCGCGCGCCGATCGCCACCGAGTGCTGCGCGGCATGGTGCGAGACGACCTCGGGCTTGAACTCGGTGAAGATTCGCTCGATCCCGACCTCGTCGCGCACGTCCATGTGCACGAACGAGACGCCTTCCGGAACGTTTTCGCGGCGGCCGCCGCCGTGGGACCAGAGGTTGTCGACCACGACGACTTCGTGTCCCTCGCCAAGGAACGCGTCGACGAGGTGCGATCCGATAAACCCGGCTCCGCCGGTGACGACGATACGCATGCGAGCCCCGAGGGTTCGGGCTCCCCGAAGACTCTCCCGCGCCCGCCACAACGCTTGGCCGCCTCTTGAGCTGACCGCCGTTCGCGCATCGGCGCGCTTGCCGCCACGCTCCGTGCGCGTGACGGAACTGCGTGGTCCGCGCTCCGCTGCTGCTCCCCGCCCTCGCCTTCGCCGGCGCAATCGCCGCCGACGCGCACGGCCTCGCGGCCTTTGCGTGCTGCGCCGCGCTCGGCGCGGCCGCGTTCGCGCGCGCACGCGTCGCGGCGCTTGCGGCCCTGACGGGGCTGGCGTGCGCGCTGTGGCACGGCCACCCGGCGATGCTGACCGCGGAGTCCCGGATCGGCCACTTCGCCGGGACGGTCGTCGGCGACGTGCGCAACGACGAAAACGGTGCGAGCTTTGCGTTCGCGCTGGACGGCGGCGTCGTCGTGCGCGCGCAGCTGCATAACGGCACCGCGGCTGCCGGCGAACGGCTGGTGCTGCGCGGGCGGCTGGTTCCGTTCGACGAGGCGCGCAACCCGGGCGAGCCGTCGCGGCGCGCGCTCGCGCTCGGGGAAGGACTCGCCGGCGAGCTGATCGCGGATCGCACGATCGCGCGGGCAGCACCCGAACCGCGCGACGTGCGCACCTGGTCTGCGCGGCTGCGCGCGCTTCTCTCCGCGCGGCTGCGAACGGTGCTGCGCGAACCGGAGGCGACCGTCGTCGCCGGCGCGCTGTGGGGCGAACGCGGCACGCTTTCGCGCGAGCTCCACGACGATTTTCAAGCGACGGGAACCGTGCACGTGCTCGTCACCGCGGGGCTGCATCTCGGCGTGATCGCCTGGTTCGCCGGCACACTGTTCGCGCTGTGCCGAACGCCGCGCACCGCGGCGGCGCTCGCGACGATTCCGTGCGTCGTCGCGTACGCCTGGCTCAGCGGCGCGCACCTGCCTTCGCAGCGCGCGGCGGTGATGGTGTCGACGGCGCTGCTCGCGCGGGCGTGCGGCGCGCGGCTGCTCTCGTGGAACGCGCTCGCGCTCGCGGCGATCGTCGTCGCCGCGCTGTGGCCGGCGTCCGTGACCACCGTCTCGTTCGCGCTCTCGTTCTCGTGCGTCGGAGCGATCCTGTTCTTCGCCAAGCCGCTGCAGCACGCGCTCGAACGGCTCGCGCTGCCGGAGCGGGTTCGGGAAGCGCTCGCGCTGACGATCGCGACGCAGATCGGCGTGTGGCCGCTCAGCGCGGCGACGTTCGGGCTCGTCGCGCCGTACGCCGTCCTGGCGAACGCCGTCGTCGTGCCGGCGACCGGCGTCGCGATGATCGCCGGCATCGCCTCGCTCGCGCTCGCGCACGTTCCGGTGCTCGGCCGAGCCGCGGCGACGGTCGCGACCTGGGACGTCGACGCGATCCTGCGCGTCGTCGGCGCGGTCGCCGCGCTGCCGGGCGCGCACGTGCGCGTCGCGCCGCCGCCGGCGCTCGCGATCGTCGCGTACGACGCCGTCGCGGTCGTCGCCGCGCTCGTGCTACCGCGCAGCGCGCGCATCGCAGCCGCGCTGGTCGTGCTCGCGAGCGCCGGCGTGCTCCTCACGACGCTGCGCCTGCCCGACGGGAAGCTGACGGTGACGATGCTCGACGTCGGGCAAGGCGACGGGATCGTGATCCGCACGCCGCGCGGCCACGTCATTCTGATCGACAGCGGCGGACGGCTCGAGCGCGGCCGCGGCGCGCAAGGACGCTCGCCGGCCGAGCTGGTCGGCGAACGGATCGTCCTCGGCTATCTGCAGCGCGAAGGAATACGGCACGTCGACTTGCTGGTCATCACCCACCCGCACGGCGACCACGTCGGCGGCTGTTTGCCGATCGTGCAGGCGCTGCACGTCGACGCCATCGGCGATTCGGGACAAACGTACGGCGGTCGCGCGTACAACGACTGCATCGCCGCGGCGCACGAGCGCCGCATCCCGATCGTGCTCGTGCGGCGCGGCATGCACTACGCGACCGGCGACGGCGTGACGTTCGACGCGCTCGCGCCGCAAGAGCCGCTACTCGAGGACGGTTCCAACGACGTCAACGAGAACAGCGTCGTCCTCATGCTGCGGTACCGGTGCCCCGGCTGCGCCCGCCCTTTTGGGATGCTCTTCACCGGCGACGCGGGCGCCCAAACGGAAGCGCGCATCCTGGCGAACGGCGACGACGTCGCGGCAGACGTCCTCAAAGTCGGACATCATGGCTCGGCCTACTCCTCGACGCCCGAGTTCGTTCGCGCGGTGCACCCGCGCTACGCGCTGATTAGCGTCGGACGGCATAACCGCTTCGGCCACCCCGCGCCTTCGACGCTCGCGACGCTGCACGCAAACGGAGCAGCCGTCTACCGTACCGATCGCTGTGCCGCGACGACGGTCGCCGTGGACTCGCAGGCGCGGGCGCACGTGCGGTCGCTGCTCGGCTGCGCGGGGGCCGAATAGGCCGCCGTCGTCGCTCTTGCCAGGCCGTCGATCGTCGTTTTCATTGTCTTTCTCCAGCAGCGTCTCGGGTGAAGTCTGGAAGCGATTCGATGCGGCCGCTCCAGCGGAGCGTTTCGACGTCGTTGAAGAGCGGGATGTCGGTGCGCAGGGTCGCGAGCGTTCGAAACAGCAGCGCGAGATCACGGTCGCGCGCGAGCGTTTGCGCCAGCCGCGCGGCGCCCGCG
Proteins encoded:
- a CDS encoding leucine--tRNA ligase; protein product: MSVTEERSYDFRAVERGWQQRWEREGIYHALDDDPRPKYYTLEMLPYPSGDLHVGHAKNYTLGDAIARIHRMRGYNVVHPMGWDAFGLPAENAAIQRGIDPETWTRENIRNMQRQVRLIGTSYDWRRELASCDPEFYRWNQWFFIRLFEKGLAYKREAPVNWCPVDQTVLANEQVENGLCWRCGAAVERRNLAQWFFKITDYVERLLQGLERLDGWPERIKTMQRNWIGRSEGVTFSFEVENVEEARIEVFTTRIDTVYGATFVAVAPEHPVVAQILERLPKARRRAEEFTASLKNKSELERTQLMEKTGVPIGAYAVNPLSREKIPIWVTNYVLAEYGTGAVMGVPAHDERDFDFAKQHGLPIAQVITTPDGSLRAPLHEAYVEDGKLIASGEYIGMKSALARRAIAARLEAMGRGKTTVNYRIRDWLVSRQRYWGTPIPIVYCFYCGSVPVPDDQLPVLLPKGVKFTGQGSPLANDPAFIETSCPRCGRPAQRDPDTMDTFVDSSWYFVRYLDPRNAERPFERDAASKWMPVDQYIGGAEHAVLHLLYARFFYMFIVDSGLASGDDEPFTRLFNQGMLLYYGEKMSKSRGNVVGIDDAVERYGVDAMRLFLLKAAPPEDTMDWTEEGIIGRVRFVQRVWRAVEPVAAKARSAPLDRLPETRAGRGRELVRALHVALESGKSETETRRFHYNVTTAKLDELVNVLTAALREPGAEDDPVVRYVVHALPIVLAPFAPHIADELWSRMGYERSVHLERWIEPDPAALAVEQITLVVQVNGKVRARIQTAPGIGEDEAFERAMREPTVTAQIGDKQIRKKIFVPDKLLNIVAA
- a CDS encoding nicotinamidase, producing the protein MTYTIRPDDALIVVDVQHDFLPGGALGVAEGERIFEPIDELAPRFARVYATRDWHPPDHSSYAEQGGPWPVHCVAGTHGAAFDPRLDLQNVDVVVDKGIDRETDGYSGFAATSLESDLREHGVKRVFVCGLATDYCVKATALDARAAGFEVVVIEDASAAVNVDPADEERALREIRSAGAAVARSGEIAGDARLVRR
- a CDS encoding cupin domain-containing protein yields the protein MTHTALRTAVVAALAFGAGLAVARLPQPARAAAAPLQPAVIDIAAITAADLPTPAPASPNLRSKLLVAADGATAQVQIGTVIKHYHADANEVQYVVSGSGTEWLGDKQVALKPGMMIVIPAGTPHAGTTDANLKIVSWKTPPQAPTDVHPVP
- a CDS encoding type II toxin-antitoxin system HicA family toxin, yielding MAGTMREHNRRAVVRLLLSFGFRSLGGPHEKFVHSNGRLTVVPRQTTISAGACRKIVRQVGISPQRFDRMVRR
- a CDS encoding GDP-mannose 4,6-dehydratase — its product is MRIVVTGGAGFIGSHLVDAFLGEGHEVVVVDNLWSHGGGRRENVPEGVSFVHMDVRDEVGIERIFTEFKPEVVSHHAAQHSVAIGARDPKYDANVNVIGMLNVLEAAVKAGSRKVIFASSAATYGDVAAMPVDESSPQHPVSPYGITKMVTEHYLRFFKSEHGLDYTALRYGNVYGPRQDPNGEAGVIAIFLGKFLQRQGVRIDWDGEQTRDYVYVGDVVRANLAALTKGSGEIYVVGTGKKTSVNEIYRAMVQVTGFEAPVTRAERRPGDAREVYFNPAKARRELGWEAQVPLVEGMRKTYEYFRDKEKTAAAS
- a CDS encoding DNA internalization-related competence protein ComEC/Rec2; this encodes MVRAPLLLPALAFAGAIAADAHGLAAFACCAALGAAAFARARVAALAALTGLACALWHGHPAMLTAESRIGHFAGTVVGDVRNDENGASFAFALDGGVVVRAQLHNGTAAAGERLVLRGRLVPFDEARNPGEPSRRALALGEGLAGELIADRTIARAAPEPRDVRTWSARLRALLSARLRTVLREPEATVVAGALWGERGTLSRELHDDFQATGTVHVLVTAGLHLGVIAWFAGTLFALCRTPRTAAALATIPCVVAYAWLSGAHLPSQRAAVMVSTALLARACGARLLSWNALALAAIVVAALWPASVTTVSFALSFSCVGAILFFAKPLQHALERLALPERVREALALTIATQIGVWPLSAATFGLVAPYAVLANAVVVPATGVAMIAGIASLALAHVPVLGRAAATVATWDVDAILRVVGAVAALPGAHVRVAPPPALAIVAYDAVAVVAALVLPRSARIAAALVVLASAGVLLTTLRLPDGKLTVTMLDVGQGDGIVIRTPRGHVILIDSGGRLERGRGAQGRSPAELVGERIVLGYLQREGIRHVDLLVITHPHGDHVGGCLPIVQALHVDAIGDSGQTYGGRAYNDCIAAAHERRIPIVLVRRGMHYATGDGVTFDALAPQEPLLEDGSNDVNENSVVLMLRYRCPGCARPFGMLFTGDAGAQTEARILANGDDVAADVLKVGHHGSAYSSTPEFVRAVHPRYALISVGRHNRFGHPAPSTLATLHANGAAVYRTDRCAATTVAVDSQARAHVRSLLGCAGAE